In Rhodopirellula islandica, the sequence GCCACACGCGATCGCTTCTGTATCTGAGCCACCAACTGCTGACGCGCTTCGAACCATTCCGTTTGCCAAGCGGCGACCTCCGAACGAAGCCCTGCATCCGCCGCCACGCGTGCTCGGAGTTGCGTTTCCAACTTCTCGATGCGTTTCGCCTGCTCGTCCAACTGGCCCTGAATCTGCTTTCGAGTCTCCGCCACATCGGCCTTGGACGACTGAGCCACACAAAGAATTTCAAGGCTTTGATCTTCCGCAGGAGTCAGCTCCAAATGCAGTCGATGCCCAACGTACCTGCCCAGATTCAACTGAACCCAGCCATCCACTTCCTTGAACTGAACGATCGTTTCGCCATGCAACGGCCCCTCGACCAATCGATGAGAATCCACGCAAGCAAAGATGTTTCCTGATCCACGGACTCGGATAGAAACCATCGGCTCTGTCAAAGCAAACGTTGGCAAACGAAGCGTTCGACCGGCCCGAGGATAAGCTCTCAATTTGCCTCGTGCGTTGGTTGCATTGGAACGAACGGATTCCAATCCGTTCCATGAAACATCGTTCTTGGCCGCGGCGTTCCGAGCCAACGAGACCAACTTGTCGGCCGCTGGTTCCGAAGCAGCGGGCTCCATCAACTCCGGCTCCCCAGATCGCATCGGCTTCGCACCAAAGATGAATCCGTTTTGGCGATAGTCGCCTGCATCAAGCTGATCGAAGGCGTGCACGACCGAATCAGGCCAAGCGATGCTTTGGCCCGACCGCTCCACCGCGTCGTAAAGCTCCTCAAAAATCGCCTCAAATTTTTCGCGATAGCTCTCATCCAGCTCCCGAATTTGCTTCGCAACCTGACGATTGTGCTCGATCGAATCGAATCGAATCTCCGCGTAATCGCTGCTCTGCAGAAACCCAGTCAGCGAGTAGTAATCGGCGGTCGAAATCGCATCGAACTTGTGATCGTGACACCGAGCGCAGGCAACCGTGACTCCTTGGAAGGTTTTCGACATCACATCGATCATGTTGTCGATGCGGTCCGATTCGTCTTTGCGAATATCAACCGGCGAATGAACCCACTCACCCAAATGCCAAAACCCAGTCCCCAAGATCGATTCATTGAACGGCCTGCCGCCTTCGCCGTCATGAAAACTCATCCGCGGCTGAGTCATCAAATCCCCGGCGATGTGCTCCCTGACCCATTGGTCATACGGCACATCCGCATTGAGCCCTCGAACAACGTAGTCGCGGTACCGGTCCGCGTTGGGGATGTCCGCGTCAAACTCGTGACCACGAGATTCAGCGTACCGAACCAAGTCCAACCAATGACGTCCCCAACGGTTTCCAAACTCGGGTGAAGCGATCAGCCGATCCAACAAACGCTGCATCGCGTCGGGACGCCCATCACCTTCGAAGTTGACGACCTCTTCCGGCGTGGCTGGCAATCCTGTCAGTGCGAACGTCAAACGCCGCACCAACGTGCCACGATCCGCGGGTTGAGCAGGGGACAGCCCCGCGTCTTCTAAACCAGCCAAGATGAAACGATCGATCGTGTCCCGTGACCAAGCCGAATCGCTGACCTCGGGTGCCG encodes:
- a CDS encoding PSD1 and planctomycete cytochrome C domain-containing protein, with product MPKRYLTPFLWGVLVAGSCWADDESGKREFFENRIRPLLSEHCYECHGADFDERQGSLRVDHGSFLLSGGDSGPAIVAGEADASLLIEAVRFESYEMPPSGKLSDEDIGALERWVSEGAYWPEEALPEGAEGEAKSFDLDDRRETHWAWQPVQDHTAPEVSDSAWSRDTIDRFILAGLEDAGLSPAQPADRGTLVRRLTFALTGLPATPEEVVNFEGDGRPDAMQRLLDRLIASPEFGNRWGRHWLDLVRYAESRGHEFDADIPNADRYRDYVVRGLNADVPYDQWVREHIAGDLMTQPRMSFHDGEGGRPFNESILGTGFWHLGEWVHSPVDIRKDESDRIDNMIDVMSKTFQGVTVACARCHDHKFDAISTADYYSLTGFLQSSDYAEIRFDSIEHNRQVAKQIRELDESYREKFEAIFEELYDAVERSGQSIAWPDSVVHAFDQLDAGDYRQNGFIFGAKPMRSGEPELMEPAASEPAADKLVSLARNAAAKNDVSWNGLESVRSNATNARGKLRAYPRAGRTLRLPTFALTEPMVSIRVRGSGNIFACVDSHRLVEGPLHGETIVQFKEVDGWVQLNLGRYVGHRLHLELTPAEDQSLEILCVAQSSKADVAETRKQIQGQLDEQAKRIEKLETQLRARVAADAGLRSEVAAWQTEWFEARQQLVAQIQKRSRVAIGMIDGSGEDAAILIRGNSSSEGDIEPRHFLTAITGGERLGDEQGSGRLELADEINDPHNPLTSRVITNRLWHHLMGRGIVPTTDDFGVLGMRPTHPELLDHLATDFDRHGRHLKWMIRRIALTSTYQMSMQGASDEISALASTVDPKNERLHQRNLQRLEGEVLRDSLLAISGQLDRSSEGGSVPIHLTSFMKGRGRPAKSGPMDGDRRRSIYVAVRRNFLSPMMSVFDTPTPFSTMGRRNASNVPAQALVMLNDPFVREQAHLFAERAMREVPREPGSGMGESPRLSGETTVDRRIDWMIWNALGRPAKPSELQSIRQYLTAWGQASGATMEDVSLWANVAHAIVNTKEFVFVP